The proteins below are encoded in one region of Natranaerobius trueperi:
- the tnpA gene encoding IS66 family insertion sequence element accessory protein TnpA codes for MTCLCKNKYERRRESWKQHIAEFRSSGMTTREWCNTHNKKIKSKYSTGTHRAFGCTTID; via the coding sequence TTGACGTGTCTTTGTAAAAACAAATATGAAAGGCGAAGAGAAAGCTGGAAACAGCACATAGCCGAATTTAGATCTAGTGGCATGACAACTAGAGAATGGTGCAATACACACAATAAAAAGATAAAATCAAAATACTCTACTGGGACTCATCGGGCTTTTGGCTGTACTACCATAGATTAG
- the tnpB gene encoding IS66 family insertion sequence element accessory protein TnpB has product MKILYWDSSGFWLYYHRLEEGKFQSPDDTTTQTVSISKKTLISKVFSTKSRIKLV; this is encoded by the coding sequence ATCAAAATACTCTACTGGGACTCATCGGGCTTTTGGCTGTACTACCATAGATTAGAAGAAGGTAAATTCCAGTCGCCCGATGATACTACTACACAGACAGTAAGCATAAGTAAAAAAACACTGATTTCAAAGGTTTTTAGTACAAAAAGTCGAATTAAATTAGTATGA